One window of the Petroclostridium xylanilyticum genome contains the following:
- a CDS encoding cytochrome c biogenesis CcdA family protein — MSTSISLVAFFAGLVSFLSPCIIPMITVYFSLITGMSMEQLTSAKKKTATQLHIIINTLLFIAAFTLVFTVAGGTAGQAAKFLNKNIKIFNILGGIMVILLALKMLGVFKAVTLKSRRLENLFNTDKFTSARYLTTFLVGIFFAIACSHCIGPVLYSMLIFAGSTGSVHQGMFTMFSFSMGLAVPYLVVGLTLEKSAKLLQKVSKYQKSISYSVGAILLFFGILMVFNRYTLLVELLYKVIPIRAPIGM, encoded by the coding sequence ATGTCTACATCGATATCTTTAGTTGCTTTTTTTGCAGGGTTAGTTTCTTTTCTTTCGCCTTGTATTATTCCAATGATAACCGTGTATTTCAGTCTTATCACCGGTATGTCAATGGAACAACTTACAAGTGCTAAGAAGAAAACTGCCACACAATTGCATATTATCATAAATACTTTATTATTCATTGCAGCTTTTACGCTTGTTTTTACCGTTGCAGGAGGAACAGCAGGGCAAGCGGCAAAGTTTCTTAATAAAAATATTAAGATATTCAATATATTAGGCGGTATCATGGTAATATTGCTTGCCCTCAAGATGCTGGGAGTATTTAAAGCAGTCACCCTAAAGAGTCGTAGATTGGAAAACCTATTTAACACTGATAAATTTACTTCTGCAAGATATCTTACTACTTTCCTTGTAGGAATATTCTTTGCAATTGCTTGTTCCCACTGCATAGGTCCCGTTCTGTATTCAATGCTGATATTCGCTGGAAGTACAGGCTCTGTGCACCAAGGTATGTTTACCATGTTTTCTTTCTCAATGGGATTAGCAGTTCCTTACTTAGTAGTGGGACTAACTTTGGAAAAATCAGCAAAGCTTTTACAAAAAGTGTCAAAGTATCAGAAATCCATATCCTACAGTGTAGGTGCTATACTGCTGTTTTTTGGAATTTTGATGGTGTTTAATAGATACACATTGCTGGTAGAACTTTTATATAAGGTTATCCCTATAAGAGCTCCTATAGGGATGTAG
- a CDS encoding LDCC motif putative metal-binding protein, translating into MFKWFERLLEKIAKANGDNFKGQKLDCCELNKKGSNGGANK; encoded by the coding sequence ATGTTTAAATGGTTCGAAAGATTACTGGAAAAGATTGCAAAGGCGAATGGAGATAACTTTAAGGGGCAAAAACTTGATTGCTGTGAATTAAATAAGAAAGGAAGCAATGGAGGAGCCAACAAGTAA
- a CDS encoding four-helix bundle copper-binding protein, translating to MPDDFADYSPMYPGVFDYGYPYSHRIHHEHLVKTIQDCEAVCEHMTTLLKRRPDVQMRLRQLQLLRDCADICGLTAKYIARNSMFARPAANLCASICEACGAECARFPDAESQNCARVCMNCARECRAFAATMA from the coding sequence ATGCCCGACGATTTCGCAGATTATTCACCCATGTATCCTGGAGTCTTTGACTATGGATATCCTTACTCTCATCGCATCCATCACGAACACTTGGTAAAAACGATTCAAGATTGCGAAGCTGTGTGTGAACACATGACTACCCTTTTAAAAAGAAGACCAGATGTTCAAATGAGACTAAGACAACTTCAACTATTGCGTGACTGTGCAGACATTTGCGGTTTAACTGCAAAATATATTGCACGTAATAGTATGTTTGCAAGACCTGCTGCTAACCTATGTGCATCTATTTGTGAAGCTTGTGGAGCTGAATGTGCAAGATTCCCTGATGCTGAATCACAAAATTGCGCTCGCGTCTGCATGAATTGTGCAAGAGAATGCCGAGCTTTTGCAGCCACAATGGCATAA
- a CDS encoding peptidoglycan DD-metalloendopeptidase family protein: protein MLEFRRILSSKKVFVPVVLNMLIISIFSVIYFSNTAYAVKIDGKEIGVVKNKEELYTAIQEIENSIKDELGTETKISQAITSEKIFKLAAEITPMDVIKSRLQENLEVKVEAYSLNVDGEDLVYLKDRESAEEILNRIKSQYLQDKNNKEISFVEKVEILRRDVEAAKIKDLESAYQYIVEGSSKPEKYVIKEGDTTWDITKKHNITLDEIKQANPGINLDSLQIGQELNLVAPKPFINVKVVETIAYEKDIAYDTKYQETENLYLGERKIQTKGKEGKKKVVEQVVKVNNILTDRNVIKEEIVQQPQTEIILKGTKKRPQTVAYGIFRNPASGPLTSRFGPRWGERHTGIDIAAPFGAPVVAADGGKVIYSGFKSDSGYGNLIIIDHENGYKTYYAHNNTLKVKVGERVYKGQVIATVGATGRVTGPHLHFEVRKNDQPVNPLQFIRN, encoded by the coding sequence GTGTTAGAATTCCGTAGAATACTAAGCAGCAAGAAAGTTTTCGTACCGGTAGTTTTAAATATGTTAATAATTTCCATATTTAGTGTAATATATTTTTCTAATACTGCTTATGCAGTAAAGATAGATGGCAAAGAAATAGGAGTAGTAAAAAATAAGGAAGAATTGTATACGGCAATTCAAGAGATAGAAAATAGCATTAAAGATGAGTTGGGTACAGAAACAAAAATATCACAAGCCATAACCAGTGAAAAAATTTTTAAGTTAGCAGCTGAAATAACTCCTATGGATGTAATTAAATCAAGGCTGCAAGAAAATCTGGAAGTAAAAGTGGAAGCTTATTCATTGAACGTAGATGGTGAAGACCTGGTTTATTTAAAGGACAGGGAGTCAGCAGAAGAAATCTTAAATAGAATAAAAAGCCAATACTTACAGGATAAAAATAATAAAGAAATAAGTTTTGTTGAAAAAGTAGAAATACTTAGAAGAGATGTTGAAGCTGCTAAAATAAAAGATCTGGAAAGTGCCTATCAGTATATAGTAGAGGGCAGTAGCAAGCCCGAAAAATATGTTATTAAAGAAGGGGATACGACCTGGGATATTACAAAGAAACACAATATAACCCTGGATGAAATAAAACAGGCTAATCCGGGCATCAACCTGGATAGTCTCCAAATCGGACAAGAGCTGAACCTGGTTGCACCCAAACCATTTATAAATGTCAAGGTTGTAGAAACTATTGCATATGAAAAAGATATTGCATATGATACAAAATACCAGGAAACAGAGAATCTTTATCTGGGAGAAAGAAAGATACAGACAAAGGGAAAAGAAGGTAAAAAAAAGGTTGTAGAACAAGTAGTTAAAGTAAATAATATATTAACAGATAGAAATGTAATTAAGGAAGAAATCGTACAGCAACCTCAGACAGAAATTATTTTAAAAGGCACTAAGAAAAGACCTCAGACTGTAGCTTATGGTATTTTTAGAAATCCTGCCTCCGGGCCGCTAACTTCACGGTTTGGCCCAAGATGGGGGGAAAGGCATACAGGAATCGATATTGCTGCCCCTTTTGGCGCTCCAGTTGTAGCAGCTGATGGAGGAAAAGTCATTTATTCCGGTTTTAAGTCCGATAGCGGCTATGGAAATCTTATTATTATTGACCATGAAAATGGTTATAAAACCTATTATGCCCATAACAATACTTTAAAAGTAAAAGTAGGAGAAAGAGTGTATAAAGGGCAGGTCATTGCAACAGTGGGTGCTACAGGCAGGGTTACAGGACCTCATCTTCACTTTGAAGTAAGAAAAAATGACCAACCTGTAAATCCACTGCAGTTTATTAGAAATTAG